One genomic segment of Ictalurus punctatus breed USDA103 chromosome 12, Coco_2.0, whole genome shotgun sequence includes these proteins:
- the LOC128634182 gene encoding TBC1 domain family member 10A-like isoform X1 — MMEWFMCAFSRTLPWASVLRVWDMFLCDGVKMIFCVGLVVLTSMLGTRDKLKACPGQYETMEVLRAIEPRYMQEGFLVLQLQVSAQDVEHEQRMQLKRWKKKRGEPGPKLPQRMHSARAIMATEPHTHQDLRQKPTIMVQYPSVPEEKSEPNLRKKRGSLKKNQALIPNPYTLPGESKPSQILDIQLLNQENLNLVLPNTPSHPPRPPTMQENQVKETSTSTERLVQRPRIPPSIRNWRNLSLCNIYPS, encoded by the exons ATGATGGAGTGGTTCATGTGCGCCTTCTCCAGAACTCTGCCCTGGGCCTCGGTCCTCCGAGTGTGGGACATGTTCCTGTGTGACg GAGTGAAAATGATATTCTGTGTGGGTTTGGTGGTGTTGACGTCCATGCTGGGTACTCGGGATAAGCTCAAGGCCTGTCCGGGTCAGTATGAGACCATGGAGGTCCTCAGAGCGATTGAGCCTAGATACATGCAGGAGGGCTTCTTAGTGCTCCAG TTGCAGGTATCGGCACAGGACGTGGAACATGAGCAACGCATGCAGCTGAAGCGCTGGAAGAAGAAGCGCGGCGAGCCCGGCCCCAAACTCCCTCAGAGAATGCACAGTGCTCGCGCCATCATGGCCACCGAGCCTCATACACACCAAGACCTCCGCCAGAAACCCACCATTATGGTCCAGTACCCATCGGTCCCTGAGGAGAAGTCCGAGCCGAACCTcaggaagaagagagggagcCTGAAGAAAAACCAAGCCCTCATTCCGAACCCCTACACGCTACCTGGCGAGTCTAAACCTAGTCAGATATTGGACATACAGCTTCTGAACCAGGAAAATCTCAATCTTGTACTTCCAAATACACCATCACATCCACCACGGCCCCCTACAATGCAGGAAAatcaggtcaaagagacgagcACTTCTACAGAGCGACTCGTGCAGCGTCCTCGAATTCCTCCATCGATAAGAAACTGGCGGAATCTATCCCTCTGCAACATCTATCCCTCCTAA
- the LOC128634182 gene encoding TBC1 domain family member 10A-like isoform X3 — protein MIFCVGLVVLTSMLGTRDKLKACPGQYETMEVLRAIEPRYMQEGFLVLQLQVSAQDVEHEQRMQLKRWKKKRGEPGPKLPQRMHSARAIMATEPHTHQDLRQKPTIMVQYPSVPEEKSEPNLRKKRGSLKKNQALIPNPYTLPGESKPSQILDIQLLNQENLNLVLPNTPSHPPRPPTMQENQVKETSTSTERLVQRPRIPPSIRNWRNLSLCNIYPS, from the exons ATGATATTCTGTGTGGGTTTGGTGGTGTTGACGTCCATGCTGGGTACTCGGGATAAGCTCAAGGCCTGTCCGGGTCAGTATGAGACCATGGAGGTCCTCAGAGCGATTGAGCCTAGATACATGCAGGAGGGCTTCTTAGTGCTCCAG TTGCAGGTATCGGCACAGGACGTGGAACATGAGCAACGCATGCAGCTGAAGCGCTGGAAGAAGAAGCGCGGCGAGCCCGGCCCCAAACTCCCTCAGAGAATGCACAGTGCTCGCGCCATCATGGCCACCGAGCCTCATACACACCAAGACCTCCGCCAGAAACCCACCATTATGGTCCAGTACCCATCGGTCCCTGAGGAGAAGTCCGAGCCGAACCTcaggaagaagagagggagcCTGAAGAAAAACCAAGCCCTCATTCCGAACCCCTACACGCTACCTGGCGAGTCTAAACCTAGTCAGATATTGGACATACAGCTTCTGAACCAGGAAAATCTCAATCTTGTACTTCCAAATACACCATCACATCCACCACGGCCCCCTACAATGCAGGAAAatcaggtcaaagagacgagcACTTCTACAGAGCGACTCGTGCAGCGTCCTCGAATTCCTCCATCGATAAGAAACTGGCGGAATCTATCCCTCTGCAACATCTATCCCTCCTAA
- the LOC128634182 gene encoding TBC1 domain family member 10A-like isoform X2 yields MMEWFMCAFSRTLPWASVLRVWDMFLCDGVKMIFCVGLVVLTSMLGTRDKLKACPGQYETMEVLRAIEPRYMQEGFLVLQVSAQDVEHEQRMQLKRWKKKRGEPGPKLPQRMHSARAIMATEPHTHQDLRQKPTIMVQYPSVPEEKSEPNLRKKRGSLKKNQALIPNPYTLPGESKPSQILDIQLLNQENLNLVLPNTPSHPPRPPTMQENQVKETSTSTERLVQRPRIPPSIRNWRNLSLCNIYPS; encoded by the exons ATGATGGAGTGGTTCATGTGCGCCTTCTCCAGAACTCTGCCCTGGGCCTCGGTCCTCCGAGTGTGGGACATGTTCCTGTGTGACg GAGTGAAAATGATATTCTGTGTGGGTTTGGTGGTGTTGACGTCCATGCTGGGTACTCGGGATAAGCTCAAGGCCTGTCCGGGTCAGTATGAGACCATGGAGGTCCTCAGAGCGATTGAGCCTAGATACATGCAGGAGGGCTTCTTAGTGCTCCAG GTATCGGCACAGGACGTGGAACATGAGCAACGCATGCAGCTGAAGCGCTGGAAGAAGAAGCGCGGCGAGCCCGGCCCCAAACTCCCTCAGAGAATGCACAGTGCTCGCGCCATCATGGCCACCGAGCCTCATACACACCAAGACCTCCGCCAGAAACCCACCATTATGGTCCAGTACCCATCGGTCCCTGAGGAGAAGTCCGAGCCGAACCTcaggaagaagagagggagcCTGAAGAAAAACCAAGCCCTCATTCCGAACCCCTACACGCTACCTGGCGAGTCTAAACCTAGTCAGATATTGGACATACAGCTTCTGAACCAGGAAAATCTCAATCTTGTACTTCCAAATACACCATCACATCCACCACGGCCCCCTACAATGCAGGAAAatcaggtcaaagagacgagcACTTCTACAGAGCGACTCGTGCAGCGTCCTCGAATTCCTCCATCGATAAGAAACTGGCGGAATCTATCCCTCTGCAACATCTATCCCTCCTAA